In the genome of Pseudomonadota bacterium, one region contains:
- a CDS encoding sigma-54 dependent transcriptional regulator — protein MNKILIVDDDKNIRLTLSDFLNNNGFFPIEAENGEAALEVFRKEKPVIVLLDLKMPGMNGIECLQALRKIDPAVPVIIITANGDIPTAVTAIQLGAYDFTLKPPDFNRLMVTVKRAIEKVEYENALRVSFETLFGKSNVMKIIVEQVRQVAPSDFSIILQGETGTGKSFIARTIHNFSKRADGPFVTVDMGAIPENLVESELFGFEKGAFTGAERKKKGFFEIAHKGTILIDELQNVSPYVQSKLLRIAEEKKLYPLGSVTPFEVDTRIISASNIDIMQAMKEKKIREDLFFRLGEFIIHIPPLRERAEDIPRLIHRFFREATEELNKNMREISEDTLEVLCNYTWPGNVRELRNVIRRAVLLSHDDTISMEDINLNLDSKKEDIDIFSSLLLHDITVDAEKKAIRHALDLATGNRTKAANILHISHSSLLRKMKDYDIK, from the coding sequence GGATGAATAAAATTCTTATTGTAGACGATGACAAAAACATCAGGCTCACGCTTAGCGATTTTCTTAATAATAACGGGTTTTTCCCGATTGAGGCAGAGAATGGCGAAGCGGCGCTGGAGGTTTTCAGGAAAGAAAAACCTGTCATAGTGCTACTTGATCTTAAGATGCCCGGTATGAATGGTATTGAGTGTCTACAGGCATTACGAAAGATAGACCCTGCCGTACCTGTTATTATCATTACTGCAAACGGCGATATCCCTACTGCAGTCACGGCCATTCAGCTTGGCGCATACGATTTTACGCTTAAACCCCCTGATTTTAACAGACTCATGGTGACAGTAAAGAGGGCCATAGAGAAGGTGGAGTATGAAAATGCCCTGAGAGTTTCCTTTGAAACGCTCTTTGGAAAAAGCAATGTTATGAAAATAATCGTTGAGCAGGTACGGCAGGTAGCGCCAAGCGATTTTTCAATCATCCTGCAAGGCGAAACAGGAACAGGGAAATCCTTTATTGCAAGGACTATACATAATTTCAGTAAAAGAGCTGATGGACCCTTTGTCACCGTGGATATGGGGGCAATCCCGGAAAACCTTGTAGAAAGCGAGCTCTTCGGATTTGAAAAGGGCGCCTTTACAGGGGCTGAGAGGAAGAAAAAAGGATTCTTTGAGATTGCCCACAAAGGCACCATCCTGATAGATGAACTCCAGAACGTGTCTCCTTACGTGCAGAGCAAGCTTCTCAGGATTGCAGAAGAAAAAAAGCTTTATCCCTTGGGCAGCGTAACCCCTTTTGAGGTTGATACACGCATTATCTCTGCTTCAAACATCGATATCATGCAGGCCATGAAAGAGAAAAAGATCAGGGAAGATCTCTTCTTCCGCCTCGGTGAATTTATAATCCATATTCCCCCGCTCCGTGAAAGGGCTGAGGATATCCCCCGGCTTATTCACAGGTTTTTTAGAGAAGCCACAGAGGAGCTCAACAAAAACATGCGGGAAATTTCGGAGGATACCCTGGAGGTACTCTGCAACTATACCTGGCCCGGCAATGTACGGGAACTCAGGAATGTGATCAGAAGGGCGGTTCTTCTTTCTCATGACGACACGATAAGCATGGAAGACATCAATCTAAACCTTGACTCAAAGAAAGAAGACATCGACATATTTTCTTCCTTATTGCTTCATGATATTACAGTGGATGCTGAAAAGAAAGCCATCAGACATGCCCTCGATCTCGCAACGGGCAACAGAACAAAGGCCGCGAATATACTTCATATCAGCCATAGTTCTTTGCTGAGAAAGATGAAAGATTACGACATTAAATAA